In Dyadobacter sp. NIV53, a single window of DNA contains:
- a CDS encoding glycosyltransferase family 2 protein, with protein sequence MRSISVVIPNYNGKHLFEKYFEHNLNILKTLGTNVQIIVIDDASTDDSVAYLQQKYGNQITLIQKEINSGFSNTCNLGIKEAKNELIFLLNTDVTLEIGYFEKLYKYFEKDDTFGVMGRIIGMDDDLIREAARSPKIMGRKIKSSDFFRLEDRESFTPTFYLSGAIALMDTSKLKAINGFNEMFNPYYGEDQELSIRAWRLGWKCYYEHNAICRHEVSASTKTHNHKRAIKKIHFRNRYYVHFLHLYGMDLALWHIQILLCDVLLSLFTFQFYKVEAYMDFLRNRKALQIKKNSFKRQMKRYHSEIGIIDVIRNIRIMLKYKHVIKL encoded by the coding sequence ATGAGAAGCATCTCTGTGGTGATCCCGAATTATAACGGAAAACATCTGTTCGAAAAATATTTTGAACATAATCTGAATATACTGAAAACACTGGGCACCAATGTCCAGATCATTGTTATTGACGATGCTTCAACAGATGATTCTGTAGCATATCTTCAGCAAAAATATGGTAACCAAATTACTCTGATTCAGAAAGAAATCAATTCAGGATTTTCCAATACCTGTAACCTGGGAATTAAAGAAGCGAAGAACGAGCTGATATTCCTTCTTAACACGGATGTTACACTGGAAATAGGCTACTTTGAAAAGCTTTATAAATATTTTGAAAAGGACGATACATTTGGCGTAATGGGCCGGATCATCGGAATGGATGATGACCTGATCAGGGAAGCGGCCCGTTCGCCTAAGATTATGGGACGTAAAATAAAGTCGAGTGATTTTTTCCGTTTGGAAGACCGCGAATCATTTACGCCTACTTTTTATCTTTCGGGTGCCATAGCATTGATGGATACAAGCAAACTGAAAGCAATTAACGGGTTCAACGAAATGTTCAATCCTTATTATGGCGAAGATCAGGAACTGTCTATCCGTGCATGGAGGCTGGGATGGAAATGTTACTATGAACATAATGCCATCTGCAGGCATGAAGTTTCGGCCAGTACCAAAACCCACAATCACAAAAGAGCCATAAAAAAGATTCATTTCAGGAATCGCTATTATGTGCATTTCCTGCACTTATATGGCATGGACCTGGCTCTGTGGCATATTCAGATTTTGCTTTGTGACGTATTGCTGAGCTTGTTTACTTTCCAATTTTACAAAGTGGAAGCATATATGGATTTTCTCAGAAACCGAAAAGCGCTTCAGATAAAGAAGAACTCATTTAAACGCCAAATGAAACGTTATCATTCAGAGATTGGTATCATTGATGTGATTAGAAATATCCGTATTATGCTGAAATACAAGCATGTAATTAAGCTTTGA
- a CDS encoding putative sensor domain DACNV-containing protein produces the protein MKPSKITIDNYEGSEIGDTVPVTTYKAARAVAGLVANHFDRHHTSAKRHYEYELAPKPGASTIETIIDTTFWASLRREEGRSPKVSIAFLAPEDVEKPLKFGERLPFTANSLTKLAPAVERSGIHLGVWQEGNEMYIWGTTRVIPGLCFVLEVVEPGMLVIKHRRVDGFGKFVNVAVLKGDQVKVVNEESGKVRDCPSLINSMMGFASSSIWNDSLNILVQLSVSMRDHGRGGILLVVPAGKEAWRESIIHPIAYAVEPAFSELAELQKPHSEDINAVLWQSKLNAAIYNLAGLTAVDGATVINDKYELMAFGAKIGRSPNGQPVEEMLVTEPIIGNKGVIVHPVQNGGTRHLSAAQFVHDQHDAIALVASQDGRFTIFSWSACEGKVQAHRVDALLL, from the coding sequence ATGAAACCATCGAAGATTACAATAGATAATTACGAAGGTTCAGAAATTGGTGATACAGTGCCGGTTACTACATATAAAGCGGCACGTGCAGTAGCAGGGTTGGTTGCAAATCATTTTGATCGTCATCATACTTCGGCGAAGCGCCATTATGAGTATGAACTTGCTCCAAAACCAGGAGCAAGTACCATTGAAACCATTATTGACACCACTTTTTGGGCGAGCCTGAGAAGAGAGGAGGGAAGGTCGCCGAAAGTATCTATTGCATTTCTGGCCCCGGAGGATGTTGAAAAACCATTGAAATTTGGTGAACGCCTTCCTTTTACAGCCAATAGTCTTACTAAACTGGCACCAGCTGTAGAGCGTTCCGGAATACATCTGGGAGTATGGCAGGAAGGTAATGAAATGTATATTTGGGGCACTACACGTGTGATTCCGGGATTGTGTTTTGTACTTGAAGTCGTGGAACCCGGTATGTTGGTTATCAAACACCGGAGGGTAGACGGCTTTGGAAAGTTTGTCAATGTGGCTGTTTTAAAAGGAGACCAGGTAAAGGTTGTTAATGAAGAAAGCGGGAAAGTACGCGATTGTCCGTCTCTGATCAATTCAATGATGGGATTTGCATCGTCTTCCATTTGGAACGATTCACTTAATATTCTGGTACAGTTGTCGGTTTCTATGAGAGATCACGGGCGCGGCGGAATTTTGCTGGTTGTTCCAGCCGGCAAAGAAGCCTGGCGGGAATCTATAATCCATCCGATTGCTTATGCCGTTGAACCTGCATTTTCGGAATTGGCAGAATTGCAGAAGCCGCATTCTGAGGATATTAATGCTGTTTTATGGCAAAGCAAGCTGAATGCCGCCATCTATAATCTGGCAGGATTAACTGCTGTTGACGGTGCTACTGTCATCAACGACAAGTATGAACTTATGGCTTTCGGGGCCAAAATAGGCAGATCGCCCAATGGACAACCGGTTGAGGAAATGCTTGTGACCGAGCCTATTATTGGAAATAAAGGAGTGATAGTGCATCCGGTCCAAAATGGAGGAACCAGGCATTTGTCGGCAGCCCAGTTTGTTCACGATCAGCATGATGCCATTGCCCTTGTGGCTTCACAGGATGGCCGTTTCACTATTTTCTCCTGGTCGGCCTGCGAAGGAAAAGTACAGGCGCACCGGGTGGATGCTTTGTTGTTATAG